A portion of the Miscanthus floridulus cultivar M001 unplaced genomic scaffold, ASM1932011v1 os_1161_1_2, whole genome shotgun sequence genome contains these proteins:
- the LOC136533746 gene encoding PRA1 family protein F3-like: MSKYGTISASSSSAPTPEGIGSTALDVTCRANVPGSCALLASRCRPWRELADPSALSVPGGFTDAYHRARANLAHFADNYKLVFLVVLSVSLLLWPPFRMPIVLPCFFTMRSKVFPVHLALTLLLLVLIGATASVTVALPVGLLLVLVHAVLRLPADSVDEEAGRGSAAELPSTNC, from the coding sequence ATGTCCAAGTACGGAACGAtctccgcctcctcctcgtcgGCCCCGACGCCCGAGGGCATCGGCTCCACCGCGCTCGACGTCACCTGCCGCGCTAACGTCCCCGGCTCGTGTGCGTTGCTGGCCAGCAGGTGCCGTCCCTGGCGCGAGCTCGCGGACCCGAGCGCACTCTCCGTCCCGGGGGGTTTCACCGACGCCTACCACCGCGCGCGCGCGAACCTCGCGCACTTCGCCGACAACTACAAGCTCGTCTTCCTCGTCGTCCTCTCGGTGTCCCTTCTATTATGGCCGCCCTTCCGCATGCCCATCGTCCTCCCCTGCTTCTTCACCATGCGTTCCAAGGTCTTCCCCGTGCATTTGGCGCTCACGCTCCTCTTGCTCGTGCTCATCGGTGCCACGGCGAGCGTTACCGTCGCACTGCCCGTCGGGCTCCTGCTCGTCTTGGTCCACGCCGTGCTGCGCCTCCCCGCCGATAGCGTCGACGAGGAGGCAGGGCGGGGCTCCGCGGCCGAGCTGCCCTCCACAAACTGCTAG